A genomic region of [Eubacterium] eligens ATCC 27750 contains the following coding sequences:
- a CDS encoding PSP1 domain-containing protein codes for MTKVVGVRFRQVGKIYFFAPGKYSVETGQHVIVETARGVEYGQVVLGEREVEDTAVIQPLKAIIRIATPEDDERELKNREKEKEAFKICLEKIAKHNLDMKLIKAEYTFDNNKVLFYFTADGRIDFRELVKDLAAVFKTRIELRQIGVRDETKILGGIGSCGRPLCCATFLPEFNPVSIKMAKEQNLSLNPTKISGVCGRLMCCLKNEQDTYEELNSHLPNVGDSVTTPDKLVGEVSSVNVLRQRVKVLITHDNDEKELKEYPVEELRFKRKRRFDKVRIDDDKELKALEELERKEGKAHISDD; via the coding sequence ATGACTAAAGTTGTTGGAGTTAGATTCAGACAGGTTGGAAAGATATATTTTTTTGCACCTGGGAAATATTCAGTCGAAACAGGACAGCATGTTATTGTTGAGACTGCCAGAGGAGTTGAATATGGACAGGTTGTTCTAGGTGAAAGAGAAGTTGAAGATACAGCGGTTATCCAGCCTCTAAAGGCAATCATAAGGATTGCAACACCAGAAGATGATGAAAGAGAATTAAAAAACAGAGAAAAGGAAAAAGAAGCATTTAAGATATGTCTTGAGAAGATTGCAAAGCATAATCTTGATATGAAGCTTATTAAGGCTGAGTATACATTTGACAATAATAAGGTGCTGTTCTATTTTACTGCTGATGGAAGAATTGATTTCAGAGAGCTTGTTAAGGATCTTGCTGCAGTATTTAAGACAAGAATTGAATTAAGACAGATTGGAGTAAGGGATGAGACTAAGATTCTTGGTGGAATTGGTTCCTGCGGAAGACCTTTATGTTGTGCCACATTTTTACCAGAATTCAATCCGGTATCTATTAAGATGGCTAAGGAGCAGAATCTGTCACTTAATCCAACTAAGATTTCAGGTGTGTGTGGACGACTTATGTGTTGTTTAAAGAATGAGCAGGATACATATGAGGAATTAAATAGTCATCTGCCTAATGTGGGAGATTCTGTTACTACACCAGATAAACTGGTTGGTGAGGTTTCAAGTGTCAATGTTTTAAGGCAGAGAGTTAAGGTATTAATAACTCATGATAATGACGAAAAGGAACTTAAGGAATATCCGGTTGAGGAACTTCGTTTTAAGAGAAAAAGAAGATTTGATAAGGTCAGAATTGATGATGATAAGGAACTTAAGGCACTTGAGGAATTAGAAAGAAAAGAAGGAAAAGCCCATATTAGTGATGATTAA
- a CDS encoding sugar O-acetyltransferase, giving the protein MTERQKMISGQLYKSGVKELVNDRMLCKEQCYDFNALRPSQTEEQTAMIKKIFGKVGSNCFITAPFWCDYGYNIEAGDNFYANHNLIILDCAKVTFGNNVFIAPDCGFYTAGHPVDAASRNEGWEYAYPINVGNDVWIGGGVKVMPGVTIGNNVVIGGGSVVVKDIPDNSIAVGNPCKVIKKIESGKAREYNIEEKHI; this is encoded by the coding sequence ATGACAGAGAGACAGAAAATGATTAGTGGACAATTATACAAGTCAGGAGTAAAGGAACTTGTTAATGACAGAATGTTATGTAAAGAGCAGTGCTATGACTTTAATGCATTAAGACCATCGCAGACGGAAGAACAGACTGCAATGATTAAGAAGATATTCGGTAAGGTCGGAAGCAACTGTTTTATAACGGCTCCGTTCTGGTGTGATTATGGATATAATATAGAAGCAGGTGATAATTTCTATGCTAATCATAATCTTATAATACTCGACTGTGCGAAAGTAACATTTGGTAACAATGTATTCATAGCACCGGACTGTGGTTTCTATACAGCAGGTCACCCTGTTGATGCAGCAAGCCGTAATGAAGGATGGGAATATGCTTATCCTATTAATGTAGGTAATGACGTATGGATAGGCGGTGGGGTAAAAGTAATGCCCGGAGTAACAATAGGTAATAATGTTGTAATAGGTGGTGGAAGCGTAGTTGTAAAAGATATACCAGACAACAGTATTGCAGTAGGTAATCCATGTAAGGTAATAAAAAAGATAGAATCAGGCAAAGCAAGGGAATATAATATAGAAGAAAAGCATATATAA
- a CDS encoding L,D-transpeptidase family protein: MSKGNINYKYLKRRKSWFRRNLTLVIFIAVVVIAIAGAVTAGIMLSHYNKEKQDDNHGSNDEQTVVSTEETTAAREVVWIDNKEPESKEQEYIAPEGVYLPYFIKVNRAANCATVYGIDENGEYTIPVKAFATSCGKAGDETIVGDNYVTSDKYEWGYMVDGTYGRYAFRISGGYLFHSVPYYSMNKGDLEDGQYNKLGDYASLGCVRMCVRDVKWIYDNCPSGTGVTIYDDAVNPGPLGKPDSIKISEDSAYAGWDPTDPDENNPWNAYSAKIEGAKDIQTKIGQSIDVMTGVTATDTCGNDITAKIVTVGRYTFDQTGTYDIKYEVTDAIGSHDEVTVKLMVTE; encoded by the coding sequence ATGTCAAAAGGAAACATTAATTATAAATATTTAAAAAGAAGAAAGTCATGGTTCAGGAGAAATCTGACACTTGTTATATTTATTGCTGTTGTTGTGATTGCTATTGCAGGAGCAGTAACTGCTGGAATTATGTTGTCTCATTATAATAAGGAAAAACAGGATGATAATCATGGGAGTAATGATGAACAGACAGTTGTTTCAACAGAAGAGACAACAGCGGCAAGGGAAGTTGTGTGGATTGATAATAAAGAGCCTGAATCAAAAGAACAAGAATACATTGCACCAGAAGGAGTTTATCTTCCATATTTTATTAAAGTAAACAGAGCTGCTAACTGTGCTACAGTGTATGGGATTGATGAGAATGGAGAATACACTATACCAGTCAAAGCATTTGCAACATCATGTGGAAAAGCAGGCGACGAAACTATTGTGGGTGACAATTATGTAACATCAGATAAGTACGAATGGGGATATATGGTTGATGGTACTTATGGACGTTATGCATTCAGAATAAGTGGAGGTTATCTGTTCCATTCTGTTCCATATTATTCAATGAATAAGGGTGATCTGGAGGATGGACAGTACAATAAGCTTGGTGATTATGCTTCTCTTGGATGCGTTAGAATGTGCGTTAGGGATGTAAAGTGGATATATGATAACTGTCCATCGGGAACAGGTGTAACTATATATGATGATGCAGTTAATCCTGGACCACTTGGTAAGCCGGATTCTATAAAGATTTCAGAGGACAGTGCATATGCCGGCTGGGATCCTACAGACCCTGACGAGAATAATCCGTGGAATGCTTATAGTGCTAAGATAGAAGGGGCAAAGGACATTCAGACAAAGATTGGTCAGAGTATAGATGTAATGACAGGGGTTACTGCAACTGATACTTGTGGTAATGATATTACTGCAAAGATTGTGACTGTTGGAAGATATACATTTGACCAGACAGGTACTTATGATATTAAGTATGAAGTTACAGATGCAATTGGAAGCCATGATGAAGTAACAGTAAAGCTTATGGTTACAGAATAA
- the rsmI gene encoding 16S rRNA (cytidine(1402)-2'-O)-methyltransferase yields the protein MDNEKNVKKDGPGMLYLCATPIGNLEDITYRVLRVLSEADLIAAEDTRNSIKLLNHFEIKTPMTSYHEFNKYDKAKVLVDKILGGMDVAVITDAGTPGISDPGEELVKQCRAAGIRVTSLPGPAACITALTMSGRETRRFAFEAFLPADKNERKEVLAELACETRTMIIYEAPHRLTKTLAELQDTLGGDRLITICKELTKRYENSMEFTLESACEYYENNEPRGEYVLVIAGKSREQLKAEARKQWENMSVAEHVQMYMSQGMDKKEAMKAAAKDRGVSKRDIYQELEGKA from the coding sequence ATGGATAATGAAAAAAATGTAAAGAAAGACGGACCGGGTATGCTGTATCTGTGTGCAACGCCTATTGGTAATCTTGAGGATATTACTTACAGGGTTCTGCGTGTGCTTTCAGAAGCAGACCTGATTGCAGCAGAGGATACAAGAAACAGTATTAAGCTGCTTAATCATTTTGAAATAAAGACACCTATGACAAGCTATCATGAATTTAATAAGTATGATAAGGCAAAGGTTCTTGTTGATAAAATATTAGGTGGAATGGATGTGGCTGTAATTACTGATGCAGGAACTCCAGGAATATCAGATCCTGGTGAGGAGCTTGTAAAGCAATGCAGGGCAGCAGGTATCAGGGTTACTTCACTTCCGGGACCGGCTGCATGTATAACTGCACTCACAATGTCAGGACGCGAGACAAGAAGATTCGCATTTGAAGCATTTTTACCAGCGGATAAGAATGAGAGAAAAGAAGTTCTTGCAGAGTTAGCATGTGAAACAAGGACTATGATTATATATGAAGCACCGCATAGACTTACTAAGACACTTGCAGAACTGCAAGATACGCTTGGGGGCGACAGATTGATTACTATATGTAAGGAGCTTACCAAGAGATATGAGAATTCTATGGAATTCACGCTTGAATCTGCATGTGAATATTATGAAAATAATGAGCCGAGAGGCGAATATGTGCTTGTGATTGCCGGAAAGAGCCGTGAGCAGTTAAAGGCCGAGGCAAGAAAGCAGTGGGAAAACATGAGTGTGGCAGAACATGTGCAGATGTATATGTCGCAGGGTATGGACAAGAAAGAAGCCATGAAAGCTGCGGCAAAGGACAGAGGTGTGTCAAAGAGGGATATATATCAGGAGCTTGAAGGGAAAGCGTAA
- a CDS encoding Fe-S-containing hydro-lyase, with protein sequence MDKYINAPISDEDAKSLHSGDYVYITGTIYTARDAAHKRMAEALSAGQPLPIDMKNNIIYYMGPSPAREGRPIGSAGPTTASRMDKYAPDLLDLGLKGMIGKGKRSQAVIDGIVRNGAVYFAAVGGAGAILSKCIKKSTVIAYDDLGTEAIRELEVENLPVIVVIDSDGNNLYETAIKEYSRV encoded by the coding sequence ATGGATAAATATATTAATGCACCAATAAGTGATGAAGATGCAAAGAGTCTTCACTCAGGAGATTATGTATATATAACAGGAACAATATATACAGCTAGAGATGCAGCACATAAGAGAATGGCAGAGGCTCTGTCAGCAGGACAGCCACTTCCAATAGATATGAAGAATAACATAATATATTACATGGGACCATCTCCAGCAAGAGAAGGAAGACCAATAGGTTCAGCAGGTCCGACAACAGCAAGCCGTATGGATAAATATGCACCAGACCTTCTTGATTTAGGACTTAAAGGAATGATAGGAAAGGGAAAGCGTTCACAGGCAGTAATTGATGGAATCGTAAGAAATGGTGCAGTGTACTTTGCAGCAGTAGGAGGAGCAGGAGCAATTCTTAGTAAATGTATTAAGAAATCCACAGTCATTGCTTATGATGATTTAGGAACAGAGGCTATAAGAGAACTTGAAGTGGAAAATCTTCCTGTAATTGTAGTAATTGACAGTGATGGAAACAACCTGTATGAAACAGCTATAAAAGAATACAGCAGAGTATAA
- a CDS encoding tRNA1(Val) (adenine(37)-N6)-methyltransferase: MINERIDDLMRDGLKLIQNTDIFCFGMDAVLLSTYAMAGKKDRVLDMGTGNGIIPVLMQSKNPGSTYSALEIQEGSAQLARRNVELNHLEDRISVVKGDIKEASTIFGEASFNVVTSNPPYMNENHGIVNPDSAKAIARHELLCSLDDVIREASRCLKSKGKMYMVHRPNRLVDIFDTMRKYHLEPKRMRLVYPYVNKAANMVLIEAVKGGNSQLIVEEPLIVYKTDGTYTDALLKMYE, from the coding sequence ATGATTAATGAACGAATTGATGATTTGATGAGAGATGGACTAAAGCTTATACAGAATACAGATATTTTCTGTTTTGGAATGGACGCAGTGCTGTTGTCTACTTATGCCATGGCAGGGAAGAAAGACAGGGTGCTGGACATGGGTACAGGTAATGGTATTATTCCGGTGCTTATGCAGTCTAAGAATCCAGGTAGCACATACAGTGCTCTTGAGATTCAGGAGGGAAGCGCACAGCTTGCCAGAAGAAATGTGGAGCTTAATCATCTTGAGGACAGAATCAGTGTTGTTAAGGGTGATATTAAGGAAGCTTCCACTATATTTGGGGAAGCTTCTTTTAATGTTGTGACGAGCAATCCGCCATATATGAATGAAAATCACGGTATTGTTAATCCGGACAGTGCCAAGGCAATTGCAAGGCATGAGCTTCTGTGTAGTCTTGATGATGTTATAAGGGAAGCAAGCCGTTGTCTTAAATCTAAAGGGAAAATGTATATGGTTCACAGACCGAACAGACTTGTTGATATATTTGACACTATGAGAAAGTATCATCTTGAGCCGAAGAGAATGAGGCTGGTGTATCCTTATGTGAATAAGGCTGCCAATATGGTGCTTATAGAAGCGGTTAAGGGTGGTAATTCCCAGCTTATAGTTGAAGAACCGCTTATTGTATACAAGACGGACGGTACTTACACTGATGCGCTTCTAAAAATGTATGAATAG
- a CDS encoding YaaR family protein: MDIKVKDIAPANQTTPVKAQEKSDDSFKFTLISNIEEKDLQEKLGNMMQEITEQGEKIAKHMDIRDMKKYRELVKGFLNEVVNRSHKFSRENFLDRRGRHRVYGIVKMVDENLDNLARELVKDEKDHLAIVGAIDDIRGLLLDIST; this comes from the coding sequence ATGGATATTAAGGTTAAAGATATAGCACCGGCTAATCAGACCACTCCGGTTAAAGCACAGGAAAAATCAGATGATAGTTTTAAGTTTACACTGATTAGCAATATTGAGGAGAAAGACCTTCAGGAAAAACTGGGAAATATGATGCAGGAAATTACCGAGCAGGGTGAAAAGATTGCAAAGCATATGGATATAAGAGATATGAAGAAGTACAGAGAGCTTGTTAAAGGATTTCTAAATGAAGTTGTAAACAGATCACACAAGTTTTCAAGAGAGAACTTTCTTGACAGAAGGGGAAGACACAGGGTGTATGGAATTGTTAAGATGGTAGATGAAAATCTTGATAATCTTGCCAGAGAACTGGTAAAAGATGAAAAGGATCATCTTGCAATAGTCGGAGCTATTGATGATATCAGGGGATTGTTATTAGATATTTCAACATAG
- a CDS encoding DNA polymerase III subunit: MGNFSDIYGYETIKEHLQSAISMGKVSHAYVISGGLGSGKKLIASTFAQTLQCEAGGVEPCGVCHSCVQAAGRNQPDIIWVGHEKPGSIGVDDIRDQLVSDMQIKPYSSPYKIYIIDEADKLTVAAQNAMLKTIEEPPAYGIVILLANNPDVFLQTILSRCVVLDLKPLKDDIVIKYLKDHYDNISDYECKFAARFAAGRIGRAMTMVESTEFAELRRDVMDVIKNAKDMDSTDIMTSVKRVTNYKLTIDDYLDLMLMWYRDVLMFKSTNDTNLLIFNDQMTLIKSQAQTMSYEGLQDIINSIDRVKVRLQANVNFDLVIELLIMAIKENS; the protein is encoded by the coding sequence ATGGGTAATTTTTCAGACATATATGGATATGAGACTATTAAAGAACATTTGCAGAGTGCAATATCTATGGGAAAGGTATCTCATGCTTATGTAATCAGCGGAGGACTTGGTTCAGGAAAGAAGCTTATTGCCAGCACATTTGCACAGACACTGCAGTGTGAGGCGGGCGGTGTTGAGCCTTGCGGGGTGTGCCATTCCTGTGTGCAGGCAGCAGGCAGGAACCAGCCGGATATTATCTGGGTTGGACATGAGAAGCCGGGAAGTATTGGTGTTGATGATATAAGAGACCAGCTTGTATCGGATATGCAGATTAAGCCTTACAGCAGTCCTTACAAGATATACATTATTGATGAAGCAGACAAGCTTACTGTTGCAGCACAGAATGCAATGCTTAAGACAATTGAAGAGCCGCCGGCTTATGGAATTGTTATTCTGCTTGCTAATAATCCGGATGTTTTCTTACAGACTATTCTGTCAAGATGTGTTGTGCTTGATCTTAAGCCACTAAAGGATGATATAGTTATTAAATATCTTAAAGACCACTATGATAATATCAGTGATTACGAGTGTAAATTTGCAGCAAGATTTGCAGCTGGACGAATCGGCAGGGCAATGACTATGGTTGAATCTACTGAGTTTGCAGAGTTAAGACGTGATGTAATGGATGTTATTAAGAATGCTAAGGATATGGATTCGACTGATATTATGACATCGGTGAAAAGAGTTACCAATTATAAGCTGACTATTGATGATTATCTTGACCTTATGCTTATGTGGTACAGGGATGTACTTATGTTTAAGAGTACGAATGATACTAATCTGCTCATATTTAATGACCAGATGACACTGATAAAGAGTCAGGCACAGACTATGTCATATGAAGGTTTACAGGATATTATTAATTCTATTGACAGGGTTAAGGTGAGACTTCAGGCAAATGTTAATTTTGATCTGGTTATTGAATTGCTTATTATGGCGATTAAGGAAAATTCATAG
- a CDS encoding aminotransferase class I/II-fold pyridoxal phosphate-dependent enzyme, whose translation MGNIDILEKLEEYSKAGYVPMHMPGGKRNTEYASTSELDITEIDGFDNMHNADGIIKNASDRAAKLYGADKTLMLVNGSTAGILSAICGATKRKGKIIVARNCHVSVYNALIMAQLEPVYVIPEVDNDTGIYRGLSLEQIRKCVENNRDAQAVIITSPTYEGVVSEVREIASYLHEKGIPLIVDEAHGAHFEFSEEFPESAVKAGADIVINSIHKTLPALTQTALLHISGNYVDYDKVERFWNIYQTTSPSYILMASIDRCMRIIEEQGDYIFKDYIKRLKNLRENIAKLNNIRLMDSDDISKIILICDDGKYLYDRLLDEYKVQLEMASFKYVIAMTSVADKQEYYDRFLSALKEIDESWKVESKDSENDVGESLGYAINNKPEVCMCPADAIDLMDENGYEDLSVNSPDICGRISMSSVLIYPPGMPVVNVGERITGDVCRIIKSAINAGLEVPGLKEGKIRCLR comes from the coding sequence ATGGGAAATATAGATATTCTGGAAAAACTTGAAGAGTATTCAAAAGCTGGTTATGTGCCGATGCATATGCCGGGAGGAAAGCGCAATACTGAATATGCAAGTACTTCAGAACTTGATATTACCGAGATTGACGGATTTGATAATATGCATAATGCGGATGGTATTATTAAAAATGCGTCTGACAGGGCAGCAAAATTGTATGGAGCAGATAAAACACTGATGCTTGTAAATGGAAGTACAGCAGGAATATTATCAGCTATATGTGGTGCGACGAAAAGAAAAGGAAAGATTATCGTTGCAAGAAACTGTCATGTGTCAGTGTACAATGCATTGATTATGGCACAGTTAGAGCCAGTATATGTTATACCGGAGGTTGATAATGATACAGGAATATACAGAGGACTATCATTAGAACAGATTAGAAAATGTGTTGAAAATAACAGGGATGCACAGGCGGTTATTATAACTTCTCCGACTTATGAAGGTGTTGTGTCAGAGGTAAGGGAGATTGCCAGTTATCTGCATGAAAAAGGAATACCACTTATAGTTGACGAAGCGCATGGGGCACATTTTGAATTCAGTGAGGAATTTCCAGAGTCGGCAGTAAAAGCTGGGGCTGACATTGTAATTAACAGTATTCATAAAACATTACCGGCACTTACACAGACTGCACTTCTACATATTTCTGGAAATTATGTAGATTATGATAAAGTGGAAAGATTTTGGAATATATATCAGACAACCAGCCCCTCATATATTCTTATGGCGAGTATTGACAGGTGTATGAGAATTATTGAAGAACAGGGAGATTATATTTTTAAGGATTATATCAAAAGACTTAAGAATTTAAGAGAAAATATTGCAAAACTTAATAATATAAGATTGATGGATAGTGATGATATTTCTAAGATTATTCTTATATGTGATGATGGAAAGTACCTGTATGACAGGTTATTGGATGAATATAAGGTGCAGCTTGAGATGGCATCATTTAAATATGTTATTGCAATGACTTCAGTTGCTGATAAACAGGAGTATTATGACAGATTTCTTAGTGCATTGAAGGAGATTGATGAAAGCTGGAAAGTTGAAAGCAAAGACAGTGAAAATGATGTAGGGGAAAGCTTAGGGTATGCGATTAACAACAAGCCGGAAGTATGTATGTGTCCGGCAGATGCAATTGATTTAATGGATGAAAATGGATATGAAGATTTATCTGTTAATTCACCTGATATATGTGGTAGAATAAGTATGTCATCGGTTCTTATATACCCACCGGGAATGCCTGTTGTTAATGTAGGCGAGCGGATTACCGGTGATGTATGCAGAATTATTAAGAGTGCGATAAATGCCGGGCTGGAAGTACCCGGTCTTAAGGAAGGAAAGATAAGATGCCTGAGATAG
- a CDS encoding nucleoside/nucleotide kinase family protein — protein sequence MPEIAFIMGKSASGKDKIYKNLIEDESLKLNTVILYTTRPMRAGETDGVEYFFVNDETAVKMQESGRIVELREYNTVYGVWKYFTADDGQIDLNSGNRYLVIGTLEAYDKFCEFYGKQHIMPIYIEVEDGLRLTRAIHREQKQDNPHYEEMCRRFLADSEDFSEENIAKAGITRRFSNNGELEDCISEVKSAILGGMYGY from the coding sequence ATGCCTGAGATAGCATTTATTATGGGAAAAAGCGCGTCCGGCAAGGATAAAATATATAAAAACCTAATTGAAGATGAAAGTCTGAAGCTTAATACTGTTATATTGTATACAACAAGACCAATGAGAGCCGGGGAGACCGATGGGGTTGAGTATTTTTTTGTAAATGATGAGACAGCTGTTAAGATGCAGGAGAGCGGCAGGATTGTTGAACTGAGAGAATATAATACTGTGTATGGTGTGTGGAAGTATTTTACAGCTGATGACGGACAGATTGACCTTAACAGTGGTAACAGGTATCTGGTTATAGGAACGCTTGAAGCGTATGATAAATTCTGTGAATTCTATGGAAAACAGCATATTATGCCGATATATATTGAGGTAGAAGATGGATTGAGACTCACAAGGGCTATCCACAGAGAACAGAAACAGGATAATCCACACTATGAGGAAATGTGCAGAAGATTTCTTGCAGACAGTGAGGATTTTTCAGAAGAGAATATTGCTAAGGCTGGTATTACAAGAAGGTTTAGCAATAATGGAGAGTTAGAGGATTGCATTAGTGAAGTTAAAAGTGCCATATTAGGAGGTATGTATGGATATTAA
- a CDS encoding Ig-like domain-containing protein, whose product MKKKMTLRIIVGMLTIILIVTGILPFMTNKALAAENVLSDNIILVTENEVSDTAKDGYSKVTFKIGDHTKDVYIKNGNTVKLKSSNKDYGVIAGGIENGEAITENTVIYAKSYSYQGTLSLEKSIQSETPDENGYYTLQFSAKSQNLPSIKSENQNVILVLDRSFSMACSVDEDVDSDAMAPTYEKTRWSVTINAVEKFLNEFLPEGTSNKVSVISYCGSARTEITNESSKDKIMSKLNSIYNRNMYNEDYKNSSKRYNVTQIGRGLGSATNIQQGLKQVSEIAGDTTGASVILFTDGGANRYDNGEIGGYYYIKNNNETNRYNKPRDEVNGSYYAGKAGEELKAAGADIYTIVLMSKESDITDLVKVSLGNKSLTYEKSWEKTYFTFSDGGYAKEFYTAANAEQLNNRFKQIMTEMTSLPFETSSVTDTLDKHFELVAGQENITDNKDGTFTVKYPEKISATDQTVTVKIKAKDGDTGYSYTNDGCQFDGTIDGLTYTQQFEETPAAVILPNAVDDEYTVNQNEVLDASTVLVNDNNKIVNNPKRNLQLKTEIKKDVNNGKIKFNEDGTFQYIPDKGFSGKDTFEYNVVLVIDGKEYIKSAKVTINVIPKQPETPSETASEKETPTPTETASEKETPTPTETASEKETPTPTETASEKEIPSESGTPTQTETPAVSQNDEITSQNIRTPEVAANEEEVIAKTSVKTGDRSNMMYFIMLMLSVGTAMTTTVVVYKKKKEE is encoded by the coding sequence ATGAAAAAGAAAATGACACTCAGGATAATTGTAGGAATGCTTACAATTATCCTGATAGTGACAGGCATACTACCGTTTATGACAAATAAAGCGCTCGCCGCAGAAAATGTACTTTCAGATAATATAATACTTGTAACTGAGAATGAAGTATCAGATACAGCAAAAGACGGTTATAGTAAAGTCACATTTAAAATAGGCGACCATACCAAAGATGTATATATAAAAAATGGCAATACTGTAAAGCTGAAATCCAGCAATAAGGACTATGGTGTAATTGCAGGCGGAATTGAAAATGGAGAAGCAATTACAGAAAACACAGTAATATATGCCAAATCATATTCTTATCAGGGAACATTATCTCTTGAAAAATCTATACAAAGTGAAACACCTGACGAAAATGGTTACTATACACTTCAGTTTTCTGCAAAATCGCAGAATCTTCCATCAATAAAAAGTGAGAATCAGAATGTGATACTTGTATTAGACAGATCATTCAGTATGGCATGCTCAGTTGACGAAGATGTTGACTCAGACGCAATGGCACCGACTTATGAAAAGACAAGATGGAGTGTTACAATAAATGCAGTTGAAAAATTTTTAAATGAATTTCTGCCAGAAGGCACATCTAATAAAGTATCGGTTATTTCATATTGTGGTTCAGCAAGAACAGAGATAACTAATGAATCAAGTAAAGATAAAATAATGAGTAAACTAAATTCTATATACAATAGGAATATGTATAATGAAGATTATAAAAATTCAAGTAAGAGATATAATGTTACTCAAATAGGCAGGGGACTTGGTTCAGCAACTAATATCCAGCAGGGATTAAAGCAGGTATCAGAAATTGCTGGTGATACAACAGGTGCATCAGTAATACTTTTTACTGATGGTGGAGCTAACAGATACGATAATGGGGAAATAGGTGGATATTATTATATAAAAAATAATAATGAAACTAATAGATATAATAAACCACGGGATGAAGTAAACGGTTCGTATTATGCAGGAAAAGCCGGTGAAGAGTTAAAAGCTGCCGGTGCTGATATATACACGATAGTTCTTATGAGTAAGGAATCAGATATAACTGATCTCGTAAAAGTATCATTAGGAAATAAATCATTAACCTATGAAAAATCATGGGAAAAAACTTATTTTACATTTTCAGATGGAGGATATGCTAAAGAATTCTATACAGCAGCAAATGCAGAGCAGTTAAACAACAGATTTAAACAGATAATGACAGAAATGACCAGTCTGCCATTTGAAACATCATCAGTAACAGATACACTGGATAAACATTTTGAGCTTGTTGCAGGTCAGGAAAATATTACAGATAACAAAGATGGAACATTTACAGTGAAATACCCTGAAAAAATTTCTGCAACAGATCAGACAGTTACAGTTAAAATAAAGGCAAAAGACGGAGATACAGGATATTCATATACTAACGATGGCTGTCAGTTTGATGGAACAATAGACGGACTTACCTATACGCAGCAGTTTGAAGAGACTCCGGCAGCAGTAATATTGCCTAATGCCGTCGATGATGAATACACAGTTAATCAGAACGAAGTTCTTGACGCCAGTACAGTTCTTGTCAATGATAATAATAAGATAGTCAATAATCCTAAGAGAAACCTTCAATTGAAGACAGAAATAAAAAAAGATGTGAATAATGGAAAAATTAAATTTAATGAAGATGGAACATTTCAGTATATTCCAGACAAGGGCTTTAGTGGAAAAGACACATTTGAATATAATGTAGTTCTTGTTATAGATGGTAAAGAATATATCAAATCAGCAAAAGTTACTATTAACGTGATTCCTAAGCAGCCAGAGACACCATCAGAAACAGCAAGTGAAAAGGAGACACCAACACCAACAGAGACAGCAAGTGAAAAGGAGACACCAACACCAACAGAAACAGCAAGTGAGAAGGAGACACCAACACCAACGGAAACAGCAAGTGAGAAAGAAATACCAAGTGAGTCAGGAACACCTACACAGACAGAAACTCCGGCAGTTTCTCAGAATGATGAGATTACATCTCAAAACATCAGGACTCCGGAAGTAGCTGCTAATGAAGAGGAGGTTATAGCAAAGACCTCTGTAAAAACAGGAGACAGAAGCAATATGATGTATTTTATAATGCTTATGTTATCAGTTGGTACAGCCATGACAACAACAGTAGTTGTATACAAGAAGAAAAAAGAAGAATAA